In the Heptranchias perlo isolate sHepPer1 unplaced genomic scaffold, sHepPer1.hap1 HAP1_SCAFFOLD_60, whole genome shotgun sequence genome, one interval contains:
- the LOC137316802 gene encoding zinc finger protein 271-like, translating to MEKPWKCGDCGRGFSYSSRLETHRRRHTGERPFTCSVCGKGLTQSSHLIEHHLVHTDKRLFKCSVCEKSFKRKSDLLTHQRTHTGERPLTCTKCGKGFTQSSNLLTHQRIRTGERPFPCSVCGSGFTQSSHLIEHHLVHTDKRLFKCSVCEKSFKRKSDLLTHQRTHTGERPFTCSVCGKGFTRSSSLLTHQRVHSGERLFTCSVCGKSFTRSSHLLRHQQVHTGERPFTCFICGKGFAQSSTLLTHQRVHTGQRPFTCFICGKRFTQSSTLLTHQRVHTGERPFTCSVCGKEFTCSSGLIEHQIVHTDKRPFKCSNCEKSFKRTWDLLRHVRIHTGERPITCFVCGMGFTQSSHLLSHQRDHM from the coding sequence atggagaaaccgtggaaatgtggggactgtgggaggggattcagttactcgtcccggctggaaactcatcgacgcagacacactggagagaggccgttcacctgctccgtgtgtgggaagggattaactcagtcatcccacctcattgaacatcaccttgttcacactgataagagactttttaaatgttctgtctgtgagaagagctttaaaagaaaaagtgatctgctgacacaccaacgcactcacactggggagaggccgttaaCCTGCACtaagtgcgggaagggattcactcagtcatccaacctgctgacacaccagcgaattcgcactggggagaggccgttcccctgctccgtgtgtgggagcggattcactcaatcttcccacctcattgaacatcaccttgttcacactgataagagactttttaaatgttctgtctgtgagaaaagctttaaaagaaaaagtgatctgctgacacaccaacgcactcacactggggagaggccgttcacctgctccgtgtgtgggaagggattcactcggtcatccagcctactgacacaccagcgagttcacagtggggagaggctgttcacctgctccgtgtgtgggaagagtttcactcgatcatcccacctgctgagacatcagcaagttcacactggggagaggccattcacctgcttcatatgtgggaagggattcgctcagtcatccaccctgcttacacaccagcgagttcacacagggcagaggccgttcacctgcttcatatgtgggaagagattcactcagtcatccaccctgctgacacaccagcgagttcacactggggagaggccattcacctgctccgtgtgtgggaaggaattcacttgttcatccggcctcattgaacaccaaattgttcacactgataagagaccctttaaatgttctaactgtgagaagagctttaaaagaacttgggatctgctgagacatgtacgtattcacactggggagaggccgatcacctgcttcgtgtgtgggatgggattcactcagtcttcccacctgctgagtcaccagcgggatcacatgtga